DNA from Flavobacterium aestivum:
GAAACCTGAACTCATGCAAGAAGCATTAGCTATTCTTCAAAAGTATTGGAAACACGATAATTTTAGATCTCTTCAAAACGAAATAATTGATTCTGTTTTAAGCGGTCAGGACACTTTTGCCTTGATGCCAACAGGCGGAGGAAAATCAGTTTGCTTTCAGGTTCCAGCCATGATGAAAGAGGGAATGTGTTTGGTAATCTCGCCTTTGGTAGCGTTGATGAAAGACCAAGTTGCTAATTTGCAAAAAATCAACATCAAAGCAATCGCATTAACAGGCGGAATCAAATCTGACGAAATGATTGATCTGTTAGACAATTGTCAGTTTGGAAATTATAAATTTCTGTACGTATCTCCTGAACGATTACAATCGGATTGGATTATGGATCGAATAAAAAATCTTCCCATAAACCTAATCACTATAGATGAGGCACATTGTGTTTCGCAATGGGGACATGATTTTCGACCTGCTTATTTGAAGATTTCCGCATTAAAAAAACATTTTCCAAAAGTTCCGTTTCTGGCGCTTACCGCAACGGCAACCCCAAAAGTAAAAGAAGATATTATTACTGAATTGGGTTTGCACAACCCGAAGCAATTCGAAAAATCTTTTGCCCGAAAAAACATTGCCTATATGGTTTTTGAAGTCGAAGATAAACTTTTTAGAGTTGAGCAAATCCTTAAAAAAAATCCGCAACCTTCTATAATTTACGTCCGAAACAGAAAATCATGTCTAGATATTTCGAACCAATTACAATCGTTAGGATTTAAAGCCACTTATTATCACGGAGGCCTTTCGTCTAAAGAAAAAGACAAAAACATGCAGTTGTGGATGGAGGAAAAAGCCCAAGCCATAGTGGCTACAAATGCTTTTGGAATGGGAATTGACAAAACCAATGTAAAAACCGTTATTCATATTCAGCTACCAGAAAATATTGAGAATTACTACCAAGAAGCTGGACGCGCCGGTAGAAATGGCAATAAAGCCTTTGCTGTATTATTGACAAGTCCATCTGATATTATTCAGACCGAAAGTCAATTTATAAATATCCTTCCCGACAAAGCTTTTTTGAACACTATGTATGTCAAACTCTGTAATTATTTTCAAATTGCTTATGGAGAAGGGATTAACGAACAGTTTACATTTAACTTACATCATTTTTGTTTAAAGTATGGATTTCCTGCGCTAAAAACCTTTAACGCGATGCGTTTTCTGGACGGACAAGGTGTTATTACCTTATCTCAGGAATTTTCAGAAAAAATAACATTACAATTTATAATTCCATCAAAAGAAGTCATTCGCTACACAAGCCTGAACCCTAATGATGAAGAAATCATTTTGGCCATACTAAGAACCTATCCGGGAATTTATGAAATGCAAACTGCTTTTAACCTTCCGTTAATAGCCAAAAAATCAAATCGTTCTGAAGCCCAAGTACTAGCCGTATTACACAAATTAAAAGACAAAGACATTATTGATTATCACTCAAAGAACAATGATGCTACTTTAATATTTAATGAAATTCGAGAAGACGAAAGAACTATTAGTAAAGTCTCAAAATATTTAGAGAGACAGAATCAGCTCAAAAAAGAGCAACTGCAATCAGTATTACATTATATTAAAGAAACCAATGTTTGCAAAAGCAAAATGATTTTAG
Protein-coding regions in this window:
- a CDS encoding RecQ family ATP-dependent DNA helicase, translating into MQEALAILQKYWKHDNFRSLQNEIIDSVLSGQDTFALMPTGGGKSVCFQVPAMMKEGMCLVISPLVALMKDQVANLQKINIKAIALTGGIKSDEMIDLLDNCQFGNYKFLYVSPERLQSDWIMDRIKNLPINLITIDEAHCVSQWGHDFRPAYLKISALKKHFPKVPFLALTATATPKVKEDIITELGLHNPKQFEKSFARKNIAYMVFEVEDKLFRVEQILKKNPQPSIIYVRNRKSCLDISNQLQSLGFKATYYHGGLSSKEKDKNMQLWMEEKAQAIVATNAFGMGIDKTNVKTVIHIQLPENIENYYQEAGRAGRNGNKAFAVLLTSPSDIIQTESQFINILPDKAFLNTMYVKLCNYFQIAYGEGINEQFTFNLHHFCLKYGFPALKTFNAMRFLDGQGVITLSQEFSEKITLQFIIPSKEVIRYTSLNPNDEEIILAILRTYPGIYEMQTAFNLPLIAKKSNRSEAQVLAVLHKLKDKDIIDYHSKNNDATLIFNEIREDERTISKVSKYLERQNQLKKEQLQSVLHYIKETNVCKSKMILDYFGEKATNDCGICSYCITKTSTQKDYDTLSKKIIKLLQTEDLNSREIQNIIKDTSDDIIFVLQQLLENGILTILKNNKYTLKS